One segment of Castanea sativa cultivar Marrone di Chiusa Pesio chromosome 3, ASM4071231v1 DNA contains the following:
- the LOC142627222 gene encoding putative pentatricopeptide repeat-containing protein At3g13770, mitochondrial: MKLLFPLKSHKSDTLTTSQFHSTSTLLIKLLHQTSSPHTPTHLNNLLNTILHTKNLKHVFQIHAQLITNNYTCHPFLFTNLLNLYAKCGHINQSLHLFSNTHHGFKNIFTWTSLITQLSHFNKPFKALTFFNNMRCTGIYPNHFTFSAILPACAHTMIVTHGEQMHCLIWKHGFKTDVFVGTALVDMYAKCDDMSSAERVFDEMPERSLISWNSMIVGFLQNKFYDRAVGVFKELLRESSDSPDQVSCSSVLSACANMSGLEFGRQVHGVAAKHGLVTLAYVKNSLMDMYCKCELFSDAVELFQTIGDSDVVTWNVMIVGCVCNDNFEEACNYFWVMRRKDISPDEASYSSVLHASASLAALDQGTLIHDQIIKTGFIKNACIASSLVTMYAKCGCLGDASRVFEEIEDRNVVCWTAMIAACQQHGCANQVIELFEEMLGEGVKPDYITFVSVLSACSYAGLVEDGFVYFDSMTKVHGMNPGPEHYACMADLLGRAGRLDEAKRFIESMPIKPDSSVWGAMLGACRNYGNDKMGREVAEILFELEPENPGNYVLLSNMYARNGMLKEAAEVRRMMRVSGVRKEPGCSWIDVKNTTFVFTVHDRSHPRTDEIYGMLKKLEELVKKKGYEPETQFAINSVEGYKEHNLWHHSEKLALAFGLLALPVGAPIRIKKNLRTCGDCHTVMKLASEIFEREIIVRDINRFHRFINGLCSCGDYW; the protein is encoded by the coding sequence ATGAAACTTCTCTTCCCTTTAAAATCTCACAAAAGTGACACGTTAACAACCTCTCAGTTTCACTCCACTTCAACTCTTCTTATCAAACTCCTTCACCAAACATCATCACCTCATACTCCCACACATCTCAACAATCTCCTCAACACTATTCTCCATACCAAAAACCTCAAACATGTCTTCCAAATTCACGCCCAACTCATCACAAACAACTACACTTGTCACCCTTTCCTCTTCACCAACCTTCTCAACTTGTATGCTAAATGTGGCCATATCAACCAAAGTTTACACCTTTTCTCAAATACCCATCATGGGTTTAAGAATATTTTCACTTGGACCTCGCTTATAACCCAATTGTCACACTTTAACAAACCCTTTAAGGCCTTGACATTTTTTAACAATATGAGATGCACTGGTATTTATCCAAACCACTTTACTTTCTCTGCTATTTTACCTGCTTGTGCACATACTATGATAGTTACTCATGGTGAACAAATGCATTGTTTGATTTGGAAACATGGGTTCAAAACAGATGTGTTTGTTGGTACTGCATTGGTTGATATGTATGCTAAGTGTGATGACATGAGCTCTGCAGAGAgagtgtttgatgaaatgcctgAGAGAAGCCTTATTTCTTGGAATTCAATGATTGTGGGGTTCTTGCAGAATAAGTTTTATGATCGGGCAGTTGGGGTTTTCAAGGAGCTTCTTAGGGAGAGTTCAGATAGTCCTGATCAAGTGAGTTGTTCGAGTGTGTTGAGTGCTTGTGCCAATATGAGTGGTTTGGAATTTGGGAGACAAGTTCATGGAGTTGCTGCAAAGCATGGTTTGGTAACATTAGCTTATGTTAAGAACTCATTAATGGACATGTACTGTAAATGTGAGTTGTTTAGTGATGCTGTCGAGTTGTTTCAGACCATAGGAGATAGTGATGTTGTTACTTGGAATGTTATGATAGTGGGGTGCGTCTGTAATGACAACTTTGAAGAAGCTTGCAATTATTTTTGGGTTATGAGGAGGAAAGATATTTCACCTGATGAAGCATCGTACTCTTCTGTTCTTCATGCTTCTGCAAGTCTTGCGGCCCTTGATCAAGGCACTTTGATTCATGATCAGATTATAAAAACAGGTTTTATTAAGAATGCGTGTATTGCAAGTTCATTGGTTACAATGTATGCAAAATGTGGGTGCTTGGGAGATGCTAGTCGAGTGTTCGAAGAGATTGAAGATCGTAATGTGGTTTGTTGGACGGCTATGATTGCAGCTTGCCAACAACATGGCTGCGCAAACCAAGTGATTGAATTGTTTGAGGAAATGCTTGGGGAAGGGGTTAAACCTGATTACATTACATTTGTGTCTGTTCTATCAGCTTGTAGCTATGCTGGGCTTGTTGAAGATGGGTTTGTGTACTTTGATTCCATGACTAAGGTGCATGGCATGAATCCTGGGCCTGAACACTATGCTTGCATGGCTGACTTGCTTGGCCGTGCCGGTCGATTGGATGAAGCTAAGAGGTTTATTGAGTCAATGCCAATCAAACCAGACTCATCAGTTTGGGGAGCTATGCTTGGGGCTTGTAGGAATTATGGCAATGATAAAATGGGAAGAGAGGTTGCAGAGATTCTTTTTGAGTTGGAACCGGAAAATCCAGGGAATTACGTGCTGCTATCTAATATGTATGCACGTAATGGGATGTTGAAGGAAGCAGCTGAGGTTAGAAGGATGATGAGGGTCAGTGGGGTAAGAAAGGAACCTGGATGTAGCTGGATTGATGTTAAGAACACTACCTTTGTGTTTACAGTGCATGACAGGTCACATCCTAGGACAGATGAGATATATGGGATGTTGAAGAAGTTGGAGGAGTTGGTGAAGAAGAAAGGTTATGAACCTGAGACACAGTTTGCAATTAACAGTGTAGAAGGGTACAAAGAGCATAACTTATGGCATCACAGTGAGAAACTAGCCCTTGCATTTGGGCTACTGGCCCTACCAGTTGGGGCTCCAATTAGGATAAAGAAGAATCTGAGGACTTGTGGAGATTGTCATACAGTCATGAAGTTAGCGTCAGAgatatttgagagagagattattgTAAGAGATATCAATAGATTTCACCGGTTCATTAATGGTTTGTGTTCCTGCGGTGATTACTGGTGA